From one Lysinibacillus sp. G4S2 genomic stretch:
- a CDS encoding cation acetate symporter gives MNLVSVGFFLAIVSLTLVVTFIAAKRTSSAADFYTAGGGLKGWQNGFAIAGDYLSAAAFLGVSGAIALTGFDGFFFSVGYVVANLVLLYIIAEPMRNLGRYTLADMLTSRFNEKRIRGVAATGTIIIVILYMIAQLVGAGALIKLLFGIEYWIAVLIVGVMMTTYVLFGGMTATSWVQIIKASLLLFGTGLLATLVLIKFDFSLMKMFDTIAVDHGEKFLVPGMKYTSTIDSVSMMMALVLGTSGLPHILMRFFTVKDAKTARSSISWTTWITAIFFSLTIFLGFGALNFVGIDKILAESKAGNTAAPLLANFLGGDVLMAFIGAVAFATILAVVSGLVLTGASAISHDIYGEIIKGGKLTEKQQVVAARTGSISIAIVSIILALFAQNLNVSFLVSFAFCIGASANLPVILYTIYWKKFNSTGAIAAMVTGLVSCLVLGAMGPNVWSPVEGAAIFVGNPIVPLAVPAVITIPLGFIAGYLGSVLSSSKVPQEEADRIYKEIRVKANTGVSVSDVSH, from the coding sequence ATGAACTTAGTATCCGTTGGTTTCTTTTTAGCAATCGTTAGTTTAACACTTGTTGTAACATTTATCGCAGCAAAGCGTACGTCTTCTGCCGCTGATTTCTATACTGCTGGTGGTGGTCTTAAAGGTTGGCAAAACGGCTTTGCTATCGCTGGTGACTATTTATCCGCGGCCGCATTTCTTGGGGTGTCCGGTGCGATTGCTTTAACTGGTTTTGATGGTTTCTTCTTCTCTGTAGGCTATGTAGTGGCTAACTTAGTTCTTCTTTATATTATTGCAGAGCCTATGCGTAACTTAGGTCGTTATACTTTAGCTGATATGCTTACTTCACGTTTCAACGAAAAACGTATTCGCGGGGTTGCTGCGACAGGAACAATTATCATCGTAATCCTTTATATGATTGCACAATTAGTAGGTGCAGGTGCCCTTATTAAACTATTATTTGGTATTGAGTACTGGATTGCGGTTTTAATCGTAGGTGTTATGATGACTACTTATGTATTATTCGGTGGAATGACAGCTACTTCTTGGGTGCAAATTATTAAAGCTAGTCTTCTATTATTCGGGACAGGCTTATTAGCTACATTAGTATTAATTAAATTTGATTTCTCTCTTATGAAAATGTTTGATACGATCGCTGTGGATCACGGTGAAAAATTCCTTGTACCAGGGATGAAATATACAAGTACAATTGACTCTGTTTCGATGATGATGGCGCTTGTTTTAGGGACATCTGGGTTACCACATATTTTAATGCGTTTCTTTACAGTGAAAGATGCCAAAACTGCTCGTTCTTCTATTTCATGGACAACTTGGATTACAGCTATTTTCTTCTCATTAACTATTTTCTTAGGTTTTGGAGCATTAAACTTTGTAGGTATCGATAAAATCCTTGCTGAAAGTAAAGCTGGTAACACCGCTGCCCCACTTCTTGCTAATTTCTTGGGTGGTGATGTGTTAATGGCATTTATCGGTGCAGTAGCATTCGCAACCATTTTAGCCGTTGTTTCAGGTTTAGTTTTAACAGGTGCTTCTGCTATTTCACATGATATTTATGGTGAAATTATTAAAGGTGGTAAATTAACAGAAAAGCAACAAGTTGTAGCGGCTCGTACTGGCTCTATTTCTATTGCCATTGTTTCTATTATCCTAGCGTTATTTGCACAAAACTTGAATGTATCGTTTTTAGTATCCTTTGCATTTTGTATTGGTGCTTCAGCAAATTTACCTGTTATTCTTTACACAATTTACTGGAAAAAATTCAATTCAACAGGTGCTATAGCAGCAATGGTAACTGGTTTAGTATCATGCTTAGTTTTAGGTGCTATGGGTCCTAATGTATGGAGCCCGGTTGAAGGTGCGGCCATCTTTGTTGGAAATCCTATCGTACCTTTAGCAGTACCAGCAGTTATTACAATTCCACTTGGTTTTATCGCCGGTTACTTAGGCTCTGTTCTATCTTCTAGCAAAGTACCACAGGAAGAAGCAGATCGCATTTATAAAGAAATTCGCGTTAAAGCAAATACAGGGGTATCTGTTTCTGACGTTTCTCATTAA